From a region of the Castor canadensis chromosome 7, mCasCan1.hap1v2, whole genome shotgun sequence genome:
- the Camk2n1 gene encoding calcium/calmodulin-dependent protein kinase II inhibitor 1 — MSEVLPYGDEKLSPYGDGGDVGQIFSCRLQDTNNFFGAGQNKRPPKLGQIGRSKRVVIEDDRIDDVLKNMTDKAPPGV; from the exons ATGTCGGAGGTGCTGCCCTACGGCGACGAGAAGCTGAGCCCCTACGGCGACGGCGGGGACGTGGGCCAGATCTTCTCATGCCGCCTGCAGGACACCAACAACTTCTTCGGTGCCGGGCAGAACAAGCGGCCGCCCAAGCTGGGCCAGATCGGCCGGAGCAAGCGGG TTGTCATTGAAGATGATAGGATTGATGACGTCCTGAAGAATATGACGGACAAGGCACCTCCTGGTGTCTAA